Proteins encoded in a region of the Acidobacteriota bacterium genome:
- a CDS encoding ABC transporter permease, which yields MNGLLRDLRIGVRTAFRSPGYSVVAIVTIALAIGANTLLFSLASPLVVRPLPIGDPDSLGWLRQTNGPRGISVGRTSMPDFLDFRESARSFSSMAAREVTAGTLVGHGDARRVSLMRVTTNLPTVWGLVPHQGRFFLDGEDAVGRPPVGVLSHQFWRAAFNGDTGVINRTLMLDGQTLTIVGVMSPEIEIGNLALIDLWVPLPIDAARPRDERVLSVVGTLAPGATLASAGAEMKELAARLAKAYPTTNSDWDVTVLDSRSAMTTSDTWVILGLMGVVVFFVLLIACASLANLVRARLVGRRQDLAVRQAMGASRLQLVRPLVSESLVLGLMGGGLGLLLAMLGLRVINAIAFEQFFKTLEVDRYVLVFNGALSVITPLMFSLWPAFTQSRQANGETLRGGRVLGTRSGRRSGSFLIVSQVAMALSLLVVSALAVQSMLNFRQTQLGMDVDRLLTFKFDLPKDRYPNDDARREFVQRVSTELKALPGATGAALSSHLPVFDPDVTRTFTGTLNDGSPEGEHPWASWFAVTPSFFETSGIALVAGRLLNDGDRGDRQPVAVVSRLAATKYFNDPQTAVGRTVQLSGGNAAASAVTIVGVVEGTRDSQITDGTPQIFVPFEQAPSAALTAVVASDAPTARLADVRAVLRRLDAGIAITEPKPLTQIVDEETSSSGIINFIFVSFAGLALLLAAAGLYGVISFTVGQRRQEFGVRLALGAAPGEIRSMVLGEGLKVTLIGVGIGLVLAWGLAIASASVLYGVTAQDPQTYVGVTATVLLVAVVAVWVPASRAMRVDPVTALRAD from the coding sequence ATGAACGGTCTACTGCGCGATCTTCGCATCGGCGTCCGCACCGCCTTTCGTTCCCCCGGCTACAGCGTCGTCGCCATCGTCACCATCGCCCTGGCCATTGGGGCCAACACACTGCTCTTCAGCCTGGCCAGTCCCCTCGTCGTGCGACCGTTGCCGATCGGTGACCCCGACAGCCTCGGATGGCTCCGACAGACCAATGGCCCGCGCGGTATTTCGGTTGGCCGTACCTCGATGCCGGACTTCCTCGACTTCCGCGAATCGGCCAGGTCGTTCTCGTCGATGGCCGCGCGTGAAGTCACCGCCGGCACACTGGTGGGACACGGTGATGCGCGCCGGGTCAGCCTCATGCGCGTAACGACGAACCTGCCCACTGTGTGGGGCCTGGTGCCCCATCAGGGACGGTTCTTCCTCGATGGAGAGGACGCGGTGGGTCGCCCGCCGGTGGGCGTGCTCAGCCACCAGTTCTGGCGGGCTGCATTCAACGGCGACACCGGCGTCATCAACCGCACGCTCATGCTTGATGGCCAGACGCTGACCATCGTCGGCGTCATGTCGCCTGAAATTGAGATCGGCAACCTTGCGCTCATCGATCTCTGGGTTCCGCTGCCCATCGACGCCGCTCGTCCGCGCGATGAGCGTGTCTTGAGCGTGGTCGGCACGCTGGCTCCAGGGGCCACACTCGCGTCGGCCGGCGCGGAGATGAAGGAACTGGCCGCACGCCTCGCAAAGGCCTATCCGACCACGAATTCCGACTGGGACGTGACCGTCCTTGATTCCCGCTCTGCCATGACTACGAGTGATACGTGGGTCATCCTGGGCCTGATGGGCGTGGTCGTGTTCTTTGTGTTGCTGATCGCCTGTGCCAGTCTCGCCAATCTCGTGCGCGCCCGGCTCGTCGGACGCCGGCAGGATTTGGCTGTGCGACAGGCGATGGGCGCGTCGCGATTGCAACTTGTGCGCCCACTCGTGTCCGAGAGCCTGGTGCTTGGCCTGATGGGCGGCGGCCTTGGATTGCTGCTGGCGATGCTCGGACTACGTGTGATCAATGCGATCGCGTTCGAGCAGTTCTTCAAGACGCTGGAAGTCGATAGGTACGTGCTCGTCTTCAACGGCGCACTTTCGGTCATCACGCCGCTGATGTTCAGCCTGTGGCCGGCGTTCACCCAGAGTCGTCAGGCGAACGGCGAGACGCTGCGTGGCGGCCGCGTCCTCGGCACGCGCTCGGGGCGGCGAAGCGGCAGCTTCCTCATCGTGTCGCAGGTGGCGATGGCACTCTCATTGCTGGTGGTGTCGGCTCTGGCGGTGCAGTCGATGTTGAACTTCAGGCAGACGCAACTCGGCATGGACGTTGACCGCCTGCTCACGTTCAAGTTCGACCTTCCGAAGGACCGCTATCCGAATGACGATGCGAGGCGAGAGTTCGTGCAGAGGGTGTCCACTGAGCTAAAAGCGCTTCCCGGGGCCACCGGTGCGGCGTTGAGCAGCCACCTGCCGGTCTTCGATCCGGACGTCACGCGCACGTTTACCGGCACACTCAATGACGGATCGCCGGAAGGTGAACATCCGTGGGCATCCTGGTTTGCAGTCACGCCGTCGTTCTTCGAAACGAGCGGTATTGCACTTGTGGCCGGCCGCCTCTTGAACGACGGAGACCGCGGCGATCGGCAGCCCGTGGCCGTCGTGTCAAGGCTGGCGGCGACAAAGTACTTCAACGATCCGCAGACGGCTGTTGGCCGCACGGTGCAGTTGTCCGGCGGCAATGCGGCCGCCAGCGCCGTCACCATCGTCGGCGTGGTTGAAGGCACGCGCGACTCGCAAATCACCGATGGCACGCCGCAGATCTTTGTTCCGTTCGAGCAGGCGCCGAGCGCAGCCTTGACGGCGGTGGTGGCGTCCGACGCGCCCACGGCGCGACTGGCTGATGTCAGGGCCGTGTTGCGGCGCCTCGACGCCGGCATCGCGATCACCGAGCCGAAGCCACTGACGCAGATCGTGGATGAAGAGACGTCGAGCAGCGGCATCATCAATTTCATCTTTGTGTCGTTCGCCGGGCTCGCGCTTCTGCTGGCCGCAGCGGGGCTCTATGGCGTGATCTCCTTCACGGTTGGCCAGCGCCGCCAGGAGTTCGGCGTGCGACTCGCCCTGGGTGCTGCGCCCGGGGAAATTCGCTCGATGGTGCTTGGCGAAGGGCTGAAGGTCACACTGATCGGAGTCGGCATTGGCCTGGTGTTGGCCTGGGGACTGGCGATAGCCTCGGCGTCGGTGCTGTATGGCGTGACAGCTCAAGACCCGCAAACGTACGTGGGCGTGACCGCGACCGTCCTGCTTGTGGCCGTTGTGGCCGTGTGGGTACCCGCATCACGCGCCATGCGCGTGGACCCGGTGACCGCGCTCCGCGCCGACTGA